In Candidatus Methanomethylophilus alvi Mx1201, a genomic segment contains:
- the rpsJ gene encoding 30S ribosomal protein S10, with translation MSQRARISLSGTDPAMVDSVCNQIKGISQRTGVAIRGPVPLPTKKLKVACRKSPDGEGSETYDRWEMRIHKRLIDLDADERALRQLMRIQVLDGVNIEIVLRGA, from the coding sequence ATGTCACAGCGTGCTAGAATCTCTCTCAGCGGCACGGACCCTGCTATGGTCGACAGCGTCTGCAACCAGATCAAAGGGATTTCCCAGAGGACTGGTGTTGCAATCCGCGGACCCGTTCCTCTGCCTACCAAGAAACTCAAGGTAGCCTGCAGGAAGAGCCCCGACGGAGAAGGCAGCGAGACCTACGACAGGTGGGAGATGCGCATCCACAAGAGGCTTATCGACCTCGATGCGGATGAGCGTGCTCTTAGGCAGCTTATGAGGATCCAGGTCCTCGATGGTGTAAACATCGAGATCGTCCTCCGCGGCGCCTGA
- the ilvD gene encoding dihydroxy-acid dehydratase, with protein sequence MRSDVIKHGVDAAPARSLLRADGLKDEDFDKPFIGIADSWNEVVPGHIHLNKIVDAVKEGIREAGGVPFVFGTPAVCDGIAMGHKGMRYSLISREVISDCCEVMVEGHAMDGWVGVSNCDKVTPGMLMAAGRMNIPALMVTGGAMEAGKLNGEDIDFQSVFEAIGQVQVGAADESFLKTVECAACPGAGSCSGLFTANTMACLTETLGMSLTGCGTSLAVDEKKLAIAKESGKRIVELVKKGIKPRDIVNSHSFHNAICVDMAIGGSTNTALHIPAISKEFGCPVDLSEFDKISREVPHITSLRPAGQFHIRDLDNAGGVPAILKRLIDHIEDAPTVNGKSVMEIAESATIADENVLRPLDNPYHQQGGIAILKGNIAPMGSVIKQAAVSPKMMVFSGRARCFDSEKDATEAIKSGSIVAGDVVVIRYEGPKGAPGMPEMLAPTSIIQGMGLGETVALITDGRFSGATRGGAIGHVSPEAYEKGPIAALRDGDMIDIDIPNRKLNARLSDEEIKARLAEVEIVDRPVTGVQKKYRKLVTNGVNGAYLE encoded by the coding sequence ATGAGAAGCGACGTCATAAAGCACGGTGTCGATGCGGCACCGGCAAGGAGTCTGCTCAGGGCAGACGGTCTCAAGGACGAAGACTTCGACAAGCCGTTCATCGGGATCGCCGATTCCTGGAACGAGGTAGTTCCCGGACACATACATTTGAACAAGATCGTGGATGCCGTCAAAGAGGGTATCCGCGAGGCAGGGGGAGTCCCTTTCGTTTTCGGAACTCCTGCCGTATGCGACGGTATCGCCATGGGTCACAAGGGGATGAGGTATTCCCTCATCTCCAGGGAGGTCATATCGGACTGCTGTGAGGTCATGGTGGAAGGACATGCCATGGATGGTTGGGTCGGCGTATCCAACTGTGATAAGGTCACTCCAGGGATGCTCATGGCCGCAGGGAGGATGAACATCCCTGCACTGATGGTCACCGGAGGTGCCATGGAGGCGGGCAAGCTCAACGGAGAGGATATCGACTTCCAGTCCGTCTTCGAAGCGATCGGACAAGTGCAGGTAGGCGCTGCCGATGAAAGTTTCTTGAAGACCGTAGAATGTGCAGCCTGTCCCGGTGCAGGGAGCTGTTCCGGACTCTTCACCGCCAACACGATGGCATGCCTCACCGAGACTCTCGGTATGTCTCTGACCGGTTGCGGGACATCCTTGGCCGTGGATGAGAAGAAGCTCGCTATCGCCAAGGAGTCAGGAAAGAGGATCGTGGAACTTGTGAAGAAGGGGATCAAGCCCCGCGACATCGTCAACTCCCACTCGTTCCATAATGCCATATGCGTCGATATGGCCATCGGAGGGTCCACCAACACGGCGCTCCATATCCCTGCCATATCCAAGGAGTTCGGTTGTCCCGTCGACCTCTCCGAGTTCGACAAGATCTCCAGGGAGGTTCCGCATATAACCAGCCTCAGGCCTGCCGGACAGTTCCACATAAGGGATCTCGACAATGCCGGAGGAGTTCCTGCCATCCTCAAGAGACTCATCGACCACATCGAGGATGCACCCACTGTCAACGGCAAGTCCGTCATGGAGATAGCCGAGTCTGCGACGATCGCCGACGAGAACGTCCTCAGACCTCTTGACAACCCCTATCATCAGCAGGGAGGTATCGCCATCCTGAAGGGTAACATCGCACCCATGGGATCCGTCATCAAGCAGGCCGCAGTAAGTCCGAAGATGATGGTCTTCTCCGGGAGAGCCAGATGTTTCGATTCCGAGAAGGATGCGACCGAGGCCATCAAGTCCGGCAGCATAGTGGCAGGAGATGTCGTCGTCATCAGGTACGAGGGCCCCAAGGGGGCACCCGGTATGCCTGAGATGCTTGCTCCGACCAGCATCATCCAGGGAATGGGTCTCGGAGAGACCGTCGCACTCATTACCGACGGCAGGTTCTCCGGAGCCACCCGTGGAGGGGCTATCGGACACGTGTCTCCGGAGGCTTATGAGAAGGGGCCCATAGCCGCTCTGCGTGACGGGGACATGATAGACATCGACATCCCCAACAGAAAGCTCAACGCAAGGCTTTCCGATGAGGAGATAAAGGCCCGTCTGGCCGAAGTGGAGATTGTCGACCGCCCCGTGACGGGTGTCCAGAAGAAATATAGGAAACTCGTCACCAACGGTGTGAACGGCGCCTATCTCGAGTAA
- a CDS encoding chorismate mutase → MNDGYLEEKRKAIAETDKEIIILLKKRLDLATEIGQYKAQNGLEVRNLDVEQRVVDRYRYLAAEYGMNPDRMEHICRTIMQESVESEAAIQGVPAPDVHDKDPHKEEIRISETDIETGRRKMLGIGVASVAAILVLTAIAGFVFNSDNGLSILYLMAVPMALIALCFYLGYKDMASGKNAEDLRWIKKRTFIFGGLMIAITVLILALFIIRG, encoded by the coding sequence ATGAACGACGGATATCTGGAGGAGAAAAGGAAGGCCATAGCCGAGACCGACAAGGAGATCATAATCCTCCTGAAGAAAAGGCTTGATCTGGCGACGGAGATCGGTCAATACAAGGCCCAGAACGGACTCGAGGTGAGAAACCTCGACGTTGAGCAGAGAGTGGTGGACAGATACAGATACCTGGCGGCCGAATACGGGATGAATCCGGACCGCATGGAGCACATCTGCCGCACCATCATGCAGGAGTCTGTAGAAAGCGAGGCTGCCATACAGGGGGTTCCCGCCCCCGATGTCCATGACAAGGATCCGCATAAGGAAGAGATCCGGATATCCGAGACCGACATCGAAACCGGACGGAGGAAGATGCTCGGCATCGGAGTCGCCTCTGTAGCCGCCATACTCGTTCTCACCGCCATAGCGGGATTCGTCTTCAACTCGGACAACGGACTCAGCATACTGTACCTGATGGCCGTGCCGATGGCCCTCATAGCCTTGTGCTTCTATCTGGGTTACAAGGACATGGCCTCCGGAAAGAACGCCGAGGACCTCAGATGGATCAAGAAGCGGACGTTCATATTCGGCGGACTCATGATCGCCATAACGGTTCTGATCCTGGCATTGTTCATAATACGCGGATAA
- the aroC gene encoding chorismate synthase produces the protein MGKKLRFSLFGKSHGPCVGCVLEGVPQGTPIDMESLAHDMALRKPSKGIGTDRVEADKVDVICGIEDGKADGNAIILEIANGNVDDSKYLPFEETPRPGHADLPALLALPKFDIRGGGQFSGRLTAAIVAAGGIARQMLAAKGIVIGSFCRSIGNVEDCDERGIEDAKRSEGFPTRACTPELDAMMSDCIMAARKDMDSVGGVVECIVTGLPIGFGGIWFDSLDAELAHAVFGIPACKGVEFGKGFDITRMRGSESNDAYRMKDGRIVTKTNNMGGVVGGMSDGADLVFRAAFKPTPSIGAKQETVDLKTCEDAELEIKGRHDPCIAPRAASVVEAVTALVLADQMERGL, from the coding sequence TTGGGAAAAAAATTGAGATTCTCCCTGTTCGGAAAGAGTCACGGACCTTGTGTAGGGTGCGTCCTGGAGGGAGTACCCCAGGGAACTCCTATCGACATGGAGTCGCTGGCACATGACATGGCCCTACGCAAACCATCCAAGGGAATAGGGACGGACCGCGTCGAAGCGGACAAGGTAGACGTCATCTGCGGGATCGAGGACGGCAAGGCCGACGGAAACGCCATAATCCTGGAGATCGCCAACGGGAACGTAGATGATTCCAAATATCTGCCTTTCGAAGAGACGCCCCGTCCCGGACATGCAGACCTCCCGGCACTGCTGGCACTTCCTAAATTCGATATCAGGGGAGGAGGACAGTTCTCCGGCCGTCTGACCGCTGCCATCGTAGCGGCAGGCGGGATAGCCAGACAGATGCTTGCGGCCAAAGGCATAGTCATAGGGTCGTTCTGCCGCTCCATAGGAAACGTGGAGGACTGTGATGAAAGGGGGATCGAGGACGCCAAGAGGTCGGAAGGATTCCCCACAAGGGCCTGCACCCCCGAACTCGATGCGATGATGTCCGACTGCATAATGGCGGCAAGAAAGGACATGGACAGCGTAGGAGGGGTAGTGGAGTGCATAGTCACCGGACTGCCCATTGGCTTCGGAGGCATCTGGTTCGATAGCCTGGATGCGGAGCTGGCACATGCCGTATTCGGCATTCCTGCATGCAAGGGGGTGGAGTTCGGAAAAGGGTTCGACATCACCCGTATGCGCGGATCCGAATCCAACGATGCGTATCGTATGAAAGACGGAAGGATCGTCACGAAGACCAATAACATGGGAGGGGTCGTCGGAGGCATGTCCGACGGGGCGGACCTCGTGTTCCGTGCGGCGTTCAAGCCCACCCCGTCCATAGGGGCCAAACAGGAAACGGTGGACTTGAAGACATGCGAGGATGCCGAACTAGAGATCAAAGGACGTCACGACCCCTGTATCGCCCCGAGAGCGGCCTCCGTGGTGGAAGCAGTCACCGCATTGGTCCTGGCGGACCAGATGGAGAGGGGACTATGA
- the cobO gene encoding cob(I)yrinic acid a,c-diamide adenosyltransferase produces the protein MEDTDGIREELGLVQIYTGNGKGKTTAAFGLAMRAAGRGLGVLIVQFLKPSDGYGEQVACNRMGNITLVPMGLDHFVSKKPSDADIEAAHKALRRSEELICSGRYDVAVLDESINAVRLGLITSQELIESLERRPDHVEIVLTGRGMTPDLEEYADLVTEMRLVKHPFDKGIGARKGIEY, from the coding sequence ATGGAGGACACGGACGGGATAAGGGAAGAACTGGGACTTGTGCAGATATATACGGGAAACGGGAAGGGTAAGACCACCGCAGCATTCGGCCTGGCCATGAGGGCCGCCGGAAGAGGACTGGGGGTCCTGATAGTACAGTTCCTGAAGCCATCCGACGGATACGGGGAACAAGTGGCATGCAACCGCATGGGGAACATAACGTTGGTACCTATGGGACTGGACCACTTCGTCTCCAAGAAGCCGTCCGATGCCGACATAGAGGCGGCACACAAGGCCCTGAGAAGATCGGAAGAACTCATATGTTCCGGCAGATACGACGTGGCCGTACTGGACGAGAGCATAAACGCGGTCCGTCTGGGTCTCATCACATCACAGGAACTGATAGAGTCTTTGGAAAGACGCCCGGATCACGTAGAGATCGTACTGACCGGAAGAGGGATGACCCCCGATCTGGAGGAATATGCGGATCTTGTCACGGAGATGAGACTTGTGAAGCACCCGTTCGACAAGGGGATCGGTGCCAGGAAGGGCATAGAATACTGA
- a CDS encoding alanine--tRNA ligase encodes MEAQELREAYIDFFKARGHAQIRSASLVPENDPTVLFTTAGMHPLVPYLLGEKHPAGTRLTDFQKCVRTGDIDEVGDASHLTFFEMLGNWSLGDYFKKDSITWSYQLLQEVLHIPPELLAVTAFAGDDDAPKDTETAEIWEAQGIAKDHIFFLPKEDNWWGPAGQTGPCGPDTEIFFIDKTKKPCGPECRPGCHCGYYTEIWNNVFMQYFKDKDGKFTPLKQKNVDTGMGLERALRVVNHVETVYDTPLFQPIISKIEELSGKKYADNMKAFRVISDHMRASTFLIADGVVPARMGGGYILRRLIRRASRYMSQLDVEGVRLAEVSEVVIRDYSKAYPELEANRETILSTITAEEEKFHSTLKKGLRRFDEVVANNGDCKVLNGEEVFHLYDTFGFPVELTRELAAERGYTVDEEDFQKRFKQHQETSRMDTNQVFKGGLVDHSVETTKLHTATHLLNAALRNLIDPDIRQKGSNITAERLRFDFNFDRKLEPEEIAKIEKYVNDAIKADIPVVCEEMTLEEARARNAIGVFDNKYGEKVKVYTIGDVSCEICGGPHVQHTGELQGFKIQKEQSSAAGVRRIKAVVGKFD; translated from the coding sequence ATGGAAGCACAGGAACTCAGAGAAGCCTATATCGATTTCTTCAAGGCGAGGGGACATGCACAGATACGTTCCGCATCCCTCGTTCCCGAGAACGACCCCACAGTCCTTTTCACCACTGCGGGTATGCACCCGCTCGTACCCTACCTGCTCGGAGAGAAACACCCCGCCGGCACGAGACTCACGGATTTCCAGAAATGCGTGAGGACCGGCGACATAGACGAGGTCGGCGACGCGAGCCACCTCACGTTCTTCGAGATGCTGGGCAACTGGTCTCTGGGCGATTACTTCAAGAAGGATTCCATCACCTGGAGCTACCAGCTCCTGCAGGAGGTCCTTCACATCCCGCCGGAACTCCTGGCCGTCACCGCGTTCGCCGGCGACGACGACGCCCCGAAGGACACCGAGACGGCGGAGATCTGGGAGGCACAGGGTATCGCGAAGGACCACATATTCTTCCTCCCCAAGGAGGACAATTGGTGGGGCCCTGCCGGACAGACCGGCCCCTGCGGACCGGATACCGAGATCTTCTTCATAGACAAGACGAAGAAGCCTTGCGGACCGGAATGCAGACCCGGATGCCACTGCGGATACTACACCGAGATCTGGAACAACGTCTTCATGCAGTACTTCAAGGACAAGGACGGGAAGTTCACCCCCCTGAAACAGAAGAACGTCGACACAGGGATGGGACTCGAGAGGGCCCTCCGCGTCGTCAACCATGTGGAGACCGTCTACGACACCCCCCTGTTCCAGCCGATCATCTCGAAGATCGAGGAACTCTCCGGGAAGAAGTATGCGGACAACATGAAGGCGTTCCGCGTCATCTCCGACCACATGAGGGCGTCCACGTTCCTCATAGCAGACGGCGTCGTTCCGGCCAGGATGGGCGGCGGATACATCCTCAGGCGTCTGATCAGAAGAGCCAGCAGATACATGTCCCAGCTCGATGTGGAAGGGGTCCGCCTGGCGGAGGTCTCCGAAGTCGTCATAAGGGACTACAGCAAGGCATATCCCGAGCTGGAGGCCAACAGGGAGACCATCCTCAGCACCATCACCGCGGAGGAGGAGAAATTCCACAGCACCCTGAAGAAGGGTCTAAGGAGATTCGACGAGGTCGTGGCCAACAACGGGGACTGCAAGGTCCTCAACGGAGAGGAGGTGTTCCACCTCTACGACACCTTCGGATTCCCCGTGGAGCTCACCAGGGAATTGGCGGCCGAACGCGGCTACACCGTCGACGAGGAAGACTTCCAGAAGAGGTTCAAGCAGCATCAGGAGACCTCCAGGATGGACACCAACCAGGTGTTCAAAGGAGGATTGGTGGACCACAGCGTGGAGACCACCAAACTGCATACCGCCACCCATCTGCTCAATGCGGCCCTCAGGAACCTGATCGACCCCGACATAAGGCAGAAAGGAAGCAACATCACCGCGGAGAGACTCAGATTCGACTTCAACTTCGACAGGAAGCTGGAGCCCGAAGAGATCGCCAAGATCGAGAAATATGTAAACGACGCCATCAAGGCGGACATCCCCGTGGTCTGCGAGGAGATGACCCTCGAAGAGGCACGTGCCAGGAATGCGATCGGGGTGTTCGACAACAAATACGGCGAGAAGGTCAAGGTCTACACCATCGGCGACGTCTCCTGCGAGATCTGCGGAGGCCCCCACGTTCAACACACCGGTGAGCTCCAGGGATTCAAGATCCAGAAGGAGCAGAGCAGTGCGGCTGGCGTAAGACGTATCAAGGCCGTCGTCGGAAAATTCGACTGA
- the nifB gene encoding nitrogenase cofactor biosynthesis protein NifB, whose translation MNADLEKALQTHPCYNEEAHRKYARMHVPVAPKCNIQCNYCNRKFDCSNESRPGVTSEVLSPEQAVAKIGYVKEKVPNLKVLGIAGPGDPLANEETFETLALVKEKYPDLTLCVSTNGLALPENADRLYGLGVRFVTVTINAADAAIGAEIYGSVLWKGKRYTGEEGASILLENQLEGIRRCADLGMLVKANIVMVPDINADHIPDLVKKVRSLGAYIVNILPLIPVEGTRFQDMRGPTPEERKRLMDACSVDARMMRHCRQCRADAIGLLGEDRSGEFAGCGLGKGDGCGPSEDVPNMVSFDMGRKYIIAVASDGGKTVDAGFGNAGRFLVYSVDGDRVELLRQVRPGDLGSEMKGASHKDHIEAAVTLLDDCDIIAVREIGDMPRRVIEGRGKKVFVTSAPVRDAVTSAR comes from the coding sequence ATGAACGCCGATCTCGAAAAGGCCCTCCAGACCCATCCCTGCTATAACGAAGAAGCCCACCGGAAGTACGCCCGCATGCATGTCCCAGTGGCCCCCAAATGCAACATCCAATGCAATTACTGCAACCGCAAATTCGACTGCAGCAACGAATCCCGCCCCGGCGTCACCAGCGAAGTCCTCAGCCCCGAACAGGCCGTCGCCAAGATCGGATACGTAAAGGAAAAGGTCCCCAACCTGAAGGTCCTGGGCATAGCCGGTCCGGGAGACCCGCTGGCCAATGAGGAGACCTTCGAGACCCTGGCACTTGTGAAGGAAAAATACCCTGACCTCACACTGTGCGTATCGACCAACGGTCTCGCCCTCCCGGAGAACGCGGACAGGCTCTACGGTCTCGGAGTGAGGTTCGTGACCGTGACCATAAATGCGGCCGATGCCGCGATCGGGGCGGAGATATACGGCTCCGTACTGTGGAAAGGAAAGAGATACACCGGAGAGGAAGGTGCATCCATCCTCCTGGAGAATCAGCTGGAAGGGATCCGCAGATGTGCGGATCTGGGTATGCTCGTGAAGGCCAACATAGTCATGGTCCCGGACATCAACGCCGACCACATACCCGACCTCGTGAAGAAGGTCAGGTCCCTGGGCGCATACATAGTCAACATCCTCCCGCTCATACCGGTGGAGGGGACGAGATTCCAGGACATGAGAGGTCCTACCCCCGAGGAGAGGAAAAGACTCATGGACGCCTGCTCCGTGGACGCCCGCATGATGCGCCACTGCAGACAGTGCAGGGCGGATGCCATCGGTCTCCTCGGAGAGGACCGCTCCGGGGAGTTCGCAGGATGCGGTCTCGGGAAGGGGGACGGCTGCGGCCCTTCCGAGGATGTTCCCAACATGGTATCCTTCGACATGGGGAGGAAATACATCATCGCCGTGGCCAGCGACGGAGGGAAGACCGTGGATGCCGGCTTCGGGAACGCCGGAAGGTTCCTCGTGTATTCCGTCGATGGGGACCGCGTGGAACTGCTGAGACAGGTGAGGCCGGGGGACCTGGGGTCGGAGATGAAAGGCGCGTCCCACAAGGACCACATCGAGGCCGCCGTCACCCTCCTGGACGACTGCGACATCATCGCCGTGAGGGAGATAGGGGACATGCCCAGACGCGTCATAGAAGGCCGCGGGAAGAAGGTGTTCGTGACCTCCGCCCCCGTGAGGGACGCAGTGACCTCCGCCCGGTGA
- a CDS encoding DUF4443 domain-containing protein: protein MVLLLDKQKNGPACRFSDADVFYALDLLCRGGRFSRVSVGDHLGIGEGSVRRLVSILEDMGLVSVRQAGIGITSEGKMFLESLGMRTFEMDAGRYVIGEHSQGILVSGASEKVFNGIDQRDAGIRAGGDGCTTWVVTSGGIIMLPDWNVDDKDPGFAAALRISACPIDGDVLIIGGGNSRRLAMMASATAALELL from the coding sequence ATGGTCCTCTTATTGGATAAGCAGAAAAATGGTCCCGCATGCAGATTCTCGGATGCCGATGTTTTCTATGCCCTCGATCTTCTTTGTAGAGGCGGCAGGTTCAGCAGGGTCTCTGTCGGAGACCATCTCGGAATCGGAGAAGGGAGCGTCCGCAGATTGGTATCTATTTTGGAGGACATGGGGCTGGTCTCCGTAAGGCAAGCAGGCATAGGGATCACTTCCGAAGGGAAGATGTTCCTGGAGTCTTTGGGGATGCGTACATTCGAGATGGATGCAGGCAGATATGTCATCGGAGAACACTCCCAAGGGATTCTGGTGAGTGGGGCTTCCGAGAAAGTATTCAATGGGATAGATCAGAGGGATGCAGGCATAAGGGCCGGGGGTGATGGTTGTACGACATGGGTCGTGACAAGTGGGGGGATCATAATGCTTCCCGACTGGAATGTGGATGATAAGGATCCTGGTTTTGCCGCCGCTTTGCGTATTTCCGCCTGTCCAATAGATGGGGACGTCCTCATAATCGGTGGCGGTAACAGTCGCCGTTTAGCCATGATGGCATCCGCAACGGCTGCATTGGAGCTGTTGTGA
- a CDS encoding DUF61 family protein: protein MTIGIEDDPRNIEAMIAGMNSNLPVRRRTLMDYIENGGDTFDTRSGDKASFDRCGIDYLDSICTDQEKLLLRLPILVSTDPSSENGGWKIDGMTEVAVVSRVLGRRVHAEDRISVYYPDLICLKKLIPGLIFTVFTP from the coding sequence ATGACAATCGGGATCGAGGACGATCCCCGCAACATCGAGGCGATGATTGCGGGTATGAACAGCAACCTGCCGGTGAGACGCCGCACTCTGATGGATTACATCGAGAACGGCGGCGATACGTTTGATACGCGCAGCGGGGACAAAGCATCGTTCGACAGATGCGGCATAGATTACCTCGACTCGATATGTACCGATCAGGAGAAACTCCTTCTGAGGCTCCCGATATTGGTTTCCACCGACCCATCCTCGGAGAATGGCGGTTGGAAGATCGACGGGATGACGGAGGTCGCGGTGGTCTCGAGGGTTCTCGGCCGCCGGGTTCACGCCGAAGATCGCATTTCCGTGTATTATCCTGACTTGATTTGCCTAAAAAAGCTCATTCCCGGTCTTATTTTCACGGTTTTTACGCCGTGA